The Toxorhynchites rutilus septentrionalis strain SRP chromosome 3, ASM2978413v1, whole genome shotgun sequence genome includes a region encoding these proteins:
- the LOC129777519 gene encoding splicing factor 3B subunit 4: MAAGPIAERNQDATIYVGGLDDKVSETLLWEMFVQAGPVVNVHMPKDRVTQMHQGYGFVEFLGEEDADYAIKIMNMIKLYGKPIRVNKASAHQKNLDVGANIFIGNLDPEVDEKLLYDTFSAFGVILQTPKIMRDPETGNSKGFAFINFASFEASDAAMDAMNGQYLCNRPISVSYAFKKDSKGERHGSAAERLLAAQNPLSHADRPHQLFADAPVPPPIMPMMPSHPMMPPPLMAPPPPPTPAAVPPPPQAPSPGQFNAGAIPPPPLPPPIGQPPLPPSAPMGIPAPPRMIPPPPWQQPAPPPPTPPSVPPAAVPRPPPPNWRPPQPPLPPQMPPGAFPGQPRMPPPPPNTNFSADTFNF; encoded by the exons ATGGCAGCCGGTCCGATTGCTGAAAGAAATCAAG ATGCCACAATTTACGTCGGCGGGTTGGACGATAAAGTGTCCGAAACGCTACTGTGGGAAATGTTCGTTCAAGCCGGTCCGGTGGTCAACGTTCATATGCCGAAAGATCGTGTGACACAAATGCACCAAGGTTACGGATTCGTGGAATTCTTGGGCGAAGAAGATGCCGACTACgcaattaaaattatgaacatGATCAAGTTGTACGGAAAACCGATTCGTGTGAATAAGGCTTCTGCTCATCAGAAGAATCTGGACGTTGGAGCTAATATTTTCATCGGTAATCTGGACCCTGAAGTGGACGAGAAATTGTTGTACGACACATTTTCTGCATTTGGAGTTATTCTGCAAACACCGAAGATCATGCGAGATCCGGAGACAGGAAATTCGAAGGGCTTTGCGTTCATTAACTTTGCAAGCTTCGAAGCATCCGATGCGGCGATGGATGCCATGAATGGTCAATACTTGTGTAATAGACCAATTTCAGTGTCGTATGCTTTCAAGAAAGATTCGAAGGGCGAACGTCACGGATCAGCCGCGGAACGTTTGCTGGCTGCTCAAAATCCGCTTTCGCATGCCGATCGTCCTCATCAGTTGTTCGCAGACGCACCGGTTCCACCACCAATAATGCCGATGATGCCATCGCACCCAATGATGCCTCCACCACTGATGGCACCTCCCCCTCCCCCGACACCTGCTGCCGTTCCGCCACCTCCACAAGCTCCATCTCCGGGACAATTCAATGCTGGTGCAATTCCTCCACCGCCGCTACCGCCTCCAATTGGTCAACCACCACTTCCACCATCGGCGCCGATGGGTATTCCAGCGCCACCACGGATGATTCCTCCGCCACCGTGGCAACAACCGGCTCCGCCACCACCGACACCTCCTTCAGTTCCACCTGCAGCGGTTCCCCGACCACCTCCCCCGAATTGGCGTCCTCCTCAACCACCGCTACCTCCACAGATGCCACCTGGAGCATTCCCTGGGCAGCCTAGAATGCCACCACCACCCCCAAACACTAATTTCAGTGCAGATACGTTTAATTTTTAA